The Musa acuminata AAA Group cultivar baxijiao chromosome BXJ2-5, Cavendish_Baxijiao_AAA, whole genome shotgun sequence genomic interval AATCCACGGCGACGCCTCGGAGTCCGACTCCCCGTCGGCTCAGAAGCCGCGGGTCAGCTTCTCGGATCTCTTGTCCATGGAGCTGGAGCTGGAGGAGCCCGAGGACGAGCTCGCGAGCATGAATCCCAGCTCCAGCAGCGGCGGCGACTCGCCGGATCTCTACCTGGGATCGATCACGCCGCACCGCGGGGGTTACTGCCTCGCCGCGAGCAAGCAGATGGTGGGCATCTTCCTCTGCGTGTGGGTGCGAGCCAGCATCATGCACCGCATCAGCGCCCTCGAGATCTCCTGTGTCGGCAGAGGCATCATGGGCTGCATGGGGAACAAGGTTCGCCCACCTTGCTGTTCACCAACGCCATCAAGTAGCTCCTGACACGCCTCGCCCGCCTGCAGGGATCGATCTCGATCAGCATGACTCTGGAGCGAACCACGTTCTGCTTCATTTGCACGCATTTGGCGTCCGGAGAGAAGGACGGCGACGAGGTCCGAAGGAACTTGGACGTCGCGGAGATCATGAAGAGAACTAGATTCCAGCAATCACATAGGATCGCAGGGCCAGCGCCATATCTACCGGAGACAATTCTGGAGCACGAGTAAGCCTCCGATCGAGCTTCTGAAACAAAAAAGTAGCTCGTTGGAACTGATGTCTCTATCGTCGTCGTCGGGCTGTTCCACTGACCATTAATTCAACTTGCAGCAAGATTATATGGCTCGGAGATCTCAATTACCGATTGGCTTCCACGAACAGCGACACCCATCAACTGTTGCAGAGGAATGACTGGGAAACCTTGTTGCAGAAGGACCAGGTGAGAGAAAGATACGCGATAGAACTGGGAAATCCGTGTAAGAACAAAACTAAGCTTCTACATGGTGTCATGTACTCGCAGCTTCTGATAGAACAGAGAGCCGGACGTGTGTTTGCCGGATGGGACGAAGGGAAGATATATTTTCCTCCGACATACAAATACCTTGCGAATTCTGACATTTACGCCGTCGATCAAGCAAAATCGAGAGAGAAAAGGCGCACCCCTGCTTGGTAATCCCCCATCATCCTTCTTCTCCTTTCTATTCTTCCCCGACTTTGAACTGCATAGATTAGAGTTACGTTGTTGTGTCGTTCGATGTGTTGACCGTGTCATACACGTCCTGTAAACTAATAGCGGTTGCTGGCATTCCAAGTAATTGAGTTTGACCAGCCCATTGCCCATTCCCATGGCGAGCATGCAATATAGCTACTACCGCAGCTCTTCCACATGCTCTTCTTCATCAGCAGGGCTGTTGTTTGTAGCAGAGAACACCACAAGTATCACATGACAGTGGTAACAaagaagcagagagagagagagagagagagagagagatgtcctgTTTCCAGTATCCAAGTTCTAATGTCGTGCGGTGGTTGATGTAACAGGTGCGATCGTATACTGTGGCGGGGGAAGGGGATGAAGCAAATGAGTTACGTGAGAGGCGAATCGCGGTTCTCCGACCACCGCCCGGTCTACTCCCTCTTCTCTGTACTGATGAACGACGGCCTGTTCGACCACGGCGGGGTGATGACGGCCGAAGAGCATAAAGCAGCCGACGTGGATTCAAAGAGCAGCAGCCCCCTGTCGTCGTCATCGCGAGGGAAGGTGCAGGCCGAGGAGCTGTTCCTCGCAGCAACAGCACCGAAGCCACATGGAAGCCGACGGGTTCCGAACCTATAACCATCCTATTCTTCTTTCATTAACCAATACAAACGAAGAAAGAGAGAAGCCAAGCTGTGCTCCGCAAAAAGCCAACGAGCGGCATTTGCTCGGTTAACCAAACGCTAAGCGGACGCCGCGGCGTGTCAAGGGGAAGCCAAAGGCGACGGCCTTTGCGCGTGCAATGCCGACCTCGTGCTCGCAGGTTTGTCTCGAGAAAGACGTAGCTGTTGTAGCCCCCAAATCGAGGAGGGAAACTCGatgcttttttgttttttgatgaTGAAGAAACAAAAATGTGGTGAAGCGATTGATGAGTTACGGAGAAGTATGTAAAGCATGGCAGCTCGAGTTGCATCTTTTCGTCAGCTTTTGCAGGAAGGAGACCTGTTGCGTTCCGCATCGGCTCGATTCTTCCATTACCTTTGGCTGGTACGGGAGCATGATGAGCTGCTCTCGTCTCGCAGCCATGCGTTTCGATACCGTCGGCAAACATGCAATGACATCAAAGGCTAATCCAAACAGAAGATATGATCATTAACTTGCTGAGCATAAAAATCAAACAACATGGTTTGACAATCACCAAAGAAATGAGGCAGATGGTAATTGCTCGAATCAGATATAAAGGAGAATCAGCATCAGCTGCCATTTCTGAGTGTAAATGACAACAGAAACACCAAAAAGATGAACTGTTCAAAATTTGACAATGGTTCATGAGCATAGTACCTTTGCCTGAAACATCATAAAACTCAAGCAACAGCTCATTTCATATTATTTGTTCTGGGTCCGATATCGAAAAACTTTTCAATAAGGAAAACTGATCGCCTCAGGCTGTAATGCCTTCTGTACAAGCTCGGTTTGCTCTTGAACATGAACAGAGTAGAAACCTGTGGCCGTTGCAGCAGAAGGTGCCCTCCCGACGTACTTGATGTCTTCAAACTCCCCACGACCTAGTGCCCTCATGGCGGTGTATAGGCGAGGATTGATATAGCTGTATGCACCCATGTTCATTGGCTCTTCCTGACACCAGACAATTTCCGCATCTATAGAAACACAAATAAAGAACTGAAGTGAGCACACAGATTTTATTAGTAAATACCATCAACGAAAAAAAGAGTCTAAAGGCTACAATTTGTCCCAGGAGGCACAGATTGCAATTTACAACAAATCCTAAGCCAATAAGAAATAGGATCTATAATCAACTAGCCAGTGGTAGGCTTTGCATTTAAGTTAAAGTCAGACTCAAGATGAAGTAATAATTGTAGGCCCATGCTCCTCATGGTTCCATATGACTTAAATCTTATCCAATAACTCTAAACTATCAGAAGAACCACAACTATACTCTAAAACTATCAGAAGGGGCTCTCAGCATTGATTAGGCTAGAGAATTCACTGGCTGTTACAACTATGCTTTAACTACGAATGACAACATTTTGGTTTGGACAACAAGTCACAATATATACAAGTACACCAAAGTGAACATCTCTTgacttcacacacacacacacacacacaca includes:
- the LOC135586377 gene encoding type I inositol polyphosphate 5-phosphatase 8-like isoform X3 encodes the protein MGREPTLIQKSYSWPKTVVRKWLNLKTSEICSERSTEKNGDVQRRKSCSDKDSSVLRRRDLPGGWLAEGRDNLEPPRVPSYSPTGSSPPIDNLRMVVGTWNVGGRPPHCGLNLRDWLMSTPSSPDIYVLGFQEIVPLNAGNVLGPEDKGPACKWLSLIRQVLNPPGIHGDASESDSPSAQKPRVSFSDLLSMELELEEPEDELASMNPSSSSGGDSPDLYLGSITPHRGGYCLAASKQMVGIFLCVWVRASIMHRISALEISCVGRGIMGCMGNKGSISISMTLERTTFCFICTHLASGEKDGDEVRRNLDVAEIMKRTRFQQSHRIAGPAPYLPETILEHDKIIWLGDLNYRLASTNSDTHQLLQRNDWETLLQKDQLLIEQRAGRVFAGWDEGKIYFPPTYKYLANSDIYAVDQAKSREKRRTPAWCDRILWRGKGMKQMSYVRGESRFSDHRPVYSLFSVLMNDGLFDHGGVMTAEEHKAADVDSKSSSPLSSSSRGKVQAEELFLAATAPKPHGSRRVPNL
- the LOC135586377 gene encoding type I inositol polyphosphate 5-phosphatase 8-like isoform X1, which encodes MGREPTLIQKSYSWPKTVVRKWLNLKTSEICSERSTEKNGDVQRRKSCSDKDSSVLRRRDLPVGGWLAEGRDNLEPPRVPSYSPTGSSPPIDNLRMVVGTWNVGGRPPHCGLNLRDWLMSTPSSPDIYVLGFQEIVPLNAGNVLGPEDKGPACKWLSLIRQVLNPPGIHGDASESDSPSAQKPRVSFSDLLSMELELEEPEDELASMNPSSSSGGDSPDLYLGSITPHRGGYCLAASKQMVGIFLCVWVRASIMHRISALEISCVGRGIMGCMGNKGSISISMTLERTTFCFICTHLASGEKDGDEVRRNLDVAEIMKRTRFQQSHRIAGPAPYLPETILEHDKIIWLGDLNYRLASTNSDTHQLLQRNDWETLLQKDQLLIEQRAGRVFAGWDEGKIYFPPTYKYLANSDIYAVDQAKSREKRRTPAWCDRILWRGKGMKQMSYVRGESRFSDHRPVYSLFSVLMNDGLFDHGGVMTAEEHKAADVDSKSSSPLSSSSRGKVQAEELFLAATAPKPHGSRRVPNL
- the LOC135586377 gene encoding type I inositol polyphosphate 5-phosphatase 8-like isoform X2, encoding MGREPTLIQKSYSWPKTVVRKWLNLKTSEICSERSKKNGDVQRRKSCSDKDSSVLRRRDLPVGGWLAEGRDNLEPPRVPSYSPTGSSPPIDNLRMVVGTWNVGGRPPHCGLNLRDWLMSTPSSPDIYVLGFQEIVPLNAGNVLGPEDKGPACKWLSLIRQVLNPPGIHGDASESDSPSAQKPRVSFSDLLSMELELEEPEDELASMNPSSSSGGDSPDLYLGSITPHRGGYCLAASKQMVGIFLCVWVRASIMHRISALEISCVGRGIMGCMGNKGSISISMTLERTTFCFICTHLASGEKDGDEVRRNLDVAEIMKRTRFQQSHRIAGPAPYLPETILEHDKIIWLGDLNYRLASTNSDTHQLLQRNDWETLLQKDQLLIEQRAGRVFAGWDEGKIYFPPTYKYLANSDIYAVDQAKSREKRRTPAWCDRILWRGKGMKQMSYVRGESRFSDHRPVYSLFSVLMNDGLFDHGGVMTAEEHKAADVDSKSSSPLSSSSRGKVQAEELFLAATAPKPHGSRRVPNL
- the LOC135586377 gene encoding type I inositol polyphosphate 5-phosphatase 8-like isoform X4, which codes for MGREPTLIQKSYSWPKTVVRKWLNLKTSEICSERSKKNGDVQRRKSCSDKDSSVLRRRDLPGGWLAEGRDNLEPPRVPSYSPTGSSPPIDNLRMVVGTWNVGGRPPHCGLNLRDWLMSTPSSPDIYVLGFQEIVPLNAGNVLGPEDKGPACKWLSLIRQVLNPPGIHGDASESDSPSAQKPRVSFSDLLSMELELEEPEDELASMNPSSSSGGDSPDLYLGSITPHRGGYCLAASKQMVGIFLCVWVRASIMHRISALEISCVGRGIMGCMGNKGSISISMTLERTTFCFICTHLASGEKDGDEVRRNLDVAEIMKRTRFQQSHRIAGPAPYLPETILEHDKIIWLGDLNYRLASTNSDTHQLLQRNDWETLLQKDQLLIEQRAGRVFAGWDEGKIYFPPTYKYLANSDIYAVDQAKSREKRRTPAWCDRILWRGKGMKQMSYVRGESRFSDHRPVYSLFSVLMNDGLFDHGGVMTAEEHKAADVDSKSSSPLSSSSRGKVQAEELFLAATAPKPHGSRRVPNL